A window from Pseudarthrobacter sp. BIM B-2242 encodes these proteins:
- a CDS encoding flagellar basal body protein — protein MFDSVTSVALSSALDGLALRQRTIANNIANLNTPGYQARRVAFEDALARSVASGDGRVTATTAESLEPTQLNGNNVNLDTETLSNIDTVLRYQFATQAAGHEFTAVRTAMRTNG, from the coding sequence GTGTTTGATTCTGTGACGTCAGTGGCGCTCTCCAGCGCCCTTGACGGGCTGGCCCTGCGCCAGCGGACCATCGCCAACAACATCGCGAACCTGAACACCCCGGGCTACCAGGCCCGCAGGGTCGCCTTCGAGGACGCGCTGGCCCGGTCGGTGGCCTCCGGGGACGGCCGCGTGACCGCGACAACCGCCGAATCACTGGAACCGACCCAGCTGAACGGCAACAACGTGAACCTGGACACCGAAACCCTGTCCAATATCGACACGGTGCTTCGCTACCAGTTCGCCACCCAGGCCGCCGGCCATGAGTTCACGGCCGTCCGGACAGCAATGAGGACCAACGGATGA
- a CDS encoding flagellar hook-basal body complex protein FliE, with the protein MTIPAIAPVSGVTGTGYLPAVKAPAATDGSSFGAALAGAVDNVQQLKTTSNDLAVKAVTGDLNDIHSATLAATRAQVTLEMVAAFRNKGVDGINEIMRMQA; encoded by the coding sequence ATGACCATCCCAGCCATCGCCCCTGTTTCGGGCGTGACCGGCACCGGCTACCTTCCCGCCGTGAAAGCCCCTGCCGCCACCGACGGGTCCTCGTTCGGGGCCGCCCTGGCAGGCGCCGTGGACAACGTCCAGCAGCTCAAGACCACCTCCAACGACCTCGCCGTCAAAGCCGTCACCGGCGACCTGAACGACATCCATTCAGCCACCCTGGCAGCCACCCGCGCGCAGGTGACCCTGGAAATGGTTGCCGCCTTCAGGAACAAGGGCGTTGACGGGATCAACGAGATCATGAGGATGCAGGCCTGA
- the fliG gene encoding flagellar motor switch protein FliG — protein sequence MTLTQTLTGNQKVAVALMQMTKESASAVMQRFTDKETEMITAEIVRIRRVDPDVADEVMTEFYDMVVAGKKSPIGGADFATSLLEDAFGSERAAGVMDKLATTMAGKSFEFLDDAEPGQIVALLDGELPQTIALVLAHLKPKKSSSVMAMMADTARTDIAQAIAVMGSATPEAITISADILKARTGGGTGGREQAEVVGGVQPLVEIINRADAAMERALMDALEERDPELAEEIRSRMLTFADLVKLEARAVQLVLRGVDASVLALAMKGAKSEVVEVVRANVSERNREILESEIQALGAVRTSAVEEARAEIVRQIREMEAQGHIEVRRNDDDDAVIN from the coding sequence ATGACTCTCACCCAGACCCTCACCGGCAACCAGAAGGTTGCCGTCGCGCTCATGCAGATGACCAAGGAGTCCGCGTCGGCCGTCATGCAGCGGTTCACCGACAAGGAAACCGAGATGATCACCGCCGAGATCGTCCGGATCCGGCGCGTCGACCCGGACGTGGCAGACGAGGTCATGACCGAGTTCTACGACATGGTCGTGGCCGGGAAGAAGTCACCGATCGGCGGCGCAGACTTCGCCACCAGCCTGCTTGAAGACGCCTTCGGCAGCGAAAGGGCAGCCGGGGTTATGGACAAGCTCGCCACCACCATGGCCGGCAAGTCCTTCGAGTTCCTCGACGACGCCGAGCCGGGACAGATCGTGGCCCTGCTGGACGGGGAACTGCCGCAGACCATCGCCCTGGTCCTGGCCCACCTGAAGCCTAAAAAGTCATCCTCCGTGATGGCCATGATGGCTGACACGGCCCGGACCGACATCGCCCAGGCGATCGCCGTCATGGGATCGGCCACCCCGGAAGCCATCACCATCTCCGCCGACATCCTCAAGGCGCGCACCGGTGGCGGCACCGGAGGCCGTGAGCAGGCAGAAGTGGTCGGCGGGGTCCAGCCGCTGGTGGAAATCATCAACCGGGCCGACGCCGCCATGGAACGGGCCCTGATGGACGCCCTGGAAGAACGTGACCCGGAGCTGGCCGAAGAAATCCGCTCCCGCATGCTCACCTTCGCCGACCTGGTCAAGCTCGAAGCCCGCGCCGTCCAGCTGGTGCTGCGCGGCGTGGATGCCTCTGTCCTGGCACTGGCCATGAAGGGCGCCAAGTCGGAGGTCGTTGAGGTCGTCCGCGCGAACGTCTCCGAACGCAACCGCGAGATCCTCGAATCCGAGATCCAGGCCCTCGGCGCCGTCCGTACCTCCGCCGTCGAGGAGGCCCGCGCCGAGATCGTCCGCCAGATCCGCGAAATGGAAGCACAGGGCCACATCGAGGTCCGCAGGAATGATGACGATGACGCCGTTATCAACTGA
- a CDS encoding flagellar basal body rod protein FlgC: protein MTFDAIGIAGTALTVHRKWLDATADNLANVNTAKPTTGPAFQARYVQAVEGAGNSGVYVAGTTLGDEQGRLVHDPTNPLADEAGYVRMPDMDLSSQMSSLIMAQRGYQANAAVVDRAKTTYEAALQIGK, encoded by the coding sequence ATGACATTCGACGCCATCGGCATTGCCGGAACCGCCCTGACAGTCCACCGCAAATGGCTCGACGCCACTGCGGACAACCTCGCCAACGTCAACACGGCGAAGCCCACCACGGGTCCTGCCTTCCAGGCCCGGTACGTCCAGGCGGTCGAAGGTGCCGGGAATTCCGGAGTCTACGTCGCCGGAACCACGCTCGGTGATGAACAGGGCAGGCTCGTCCACGACCCGACCAACCCTCTGGCCGACGAGGCCGGGTACGTGCGGATGCCGGACATGGACCTGAGTTCCCAGATGAGCTCGCTCATCATGGCCCAGCGCGGATACCAGGCCAACGCAGCCGTGGTGGACCGGGCCAAGACCACTTACGAAGCAGCACTCCAGATCGGAAAATAA
- a CDS encoding flagellar hook-length control protein FliK, translating to MTAVTLAAPALSTSTAPASGKAATDAGAGFADALLALLAVDTQAGPGQQQPGTDGEAAAPGDEQPSVLTEAPAALPQFTLPAVAAPQAQTAAAAPAAAVPAPVLPAPRPDVLTAAQQPAPAAIAQDQPVAAVLSGVVPTAPTAQASDPAQPAAAKDEQDHAGGHASTPATPAQYAPVQHGTPAAPAAPGQGIPFTALGPGAAATPAVPAAPLVATPALAAPAAPSPGTHPAASPDTPVAPAADGATAFEQAAATAAPSRPAQVPSAAPATTDLPVPRGYTAQLARPLFTIAAAGPGQHTITVEVNPQNLGPVTVQAHSGADGIRIEMFAATSDGRDALRQALPELKKDLAGAGINASLDLSSSGQGTPQGGQDRESFTRRVQTSNQTPAGGRLLEVKAQNTPTRPGLYGPETTLDVLA from the coding sequence ATGACAGCTGTCACCCTGGCCGCACCCGCTCTGAGCACCTCTACGGCCCCAGCCTCCGGCAAGGCCGCAACCGACGCCGGAGCAGGGTTTGCCGACGCACTCCTGGCCCTTCTGGCCGTGGACACCCAGGCGGGACCCGGCCAGCAGCAGCCCGGCACCGACGGAGAGGCCGCCGCTCCCGGCGACGAACAGCCGTCCGTACTGACGGAAGCCCCTGCCGCCCTGCCGCAGTTCACCCTCCCGGCAGTCGCTGCCCCGCAGGCCCAGACCGCCGCCGCAGCTCCTGCCGCAGCCGTTCCGGCCCCGGTACTGCCCGCGCCCCGCCCGGACGTACTGACAGCCGCCCAGCAGCCGGCGCCAGCCGCCATAGCGCAGGACCAGCCAGTGGCTGCCGTCTTGTCCGGCGTGGTGCCCACAGCCCCGACGGCACAGGCGTCAGATCCCGCCCAGCCCGCAGCAGCAAAGGACGAGCAGGACCATGCAGGCGGACACGCCTCCACTCCCGCCACCCCGGCCCAGTACGCTCCTGTGCAGCACGGGACGCCGGCTGCCCCAGCCGCACCGGGCCAAGGAATCCCTTTCACCGCCCTCGGACCCGGTGCCGCCGCAACCCCGGCCGTCCCGGCCGCTCCGCTGGTCGCCACTCCTGCCCTGGCAGCACCCGCAGCTCCGTCACCCGGCACGCATCCCGCCGCTTCTCCTGATACTCCAGTCGCACCCGCAGCGGACGGCGCAACGGCCTTCGAACAGGCGGCGGCCACCGCTGCTCCGTCCCGGCCTGCCCAAGTGCCGTCAGCTGCGCCCGCAACCACGGATCTTCCGGTTCCCCGGGGATACACCGCCCAGCTGGCACGGCCGCTGTTCACGATCGCAGCCGCCGGCCCCGGCCAGCACACCATTACGGTCGAGGTGAACCCGCAGAACCTCGGCCCGGTGACCGTCCAGGCCCACTCCGGCGCCGACGGCATCAGGATCGAAATGTTCGCCGCCACCTCCGATGGCCGGGACGCGCTGCGCCAGGCGCTGCCCGAGCTCAAGAAGGACCTTGCCGGGGCCGGGATCAACGCCAGCCTCGACCTCTCCTCCAGCGGACAGGGCACCCCGCAGGGCGGCCAGGACCGGGAATCTTTCACCCGCCGGGTCCAGACGTCTAACCAGACCCCTGCCGGTGGCCGACTTCTTGAAGTGAAGGCCCAGAACACCCCGACGCGTCCGGGACTGTACGGCCCCGAGACGACACTCGACGTGCTGGCCTGA
- a CDS encoding FliH/SctL family protein: MTPLSTEPSYKAVTFPSLNTGGKDKADAAAYAAGHTAGYTAGLRKASAEAETRRVQMEAEHAAVLRQASVRTDRALDQLAAAVQALHKAALPSALEAQDILLSSALELAENIIGVELGDGEFSARAALSRALAGAPATGTVTVRMNPSDLSVLPDTARAGVTFTADPSVERGDAFADYEHGYVDATVTDALARTRQALFGVVR, encoded by the coding sequence ATGACGCCGTTATCAACTGAGCCCTCCTACAAGGCCGTCACCTTCCCGTCGCTGAACACCGGCGGGAAGGACAAGGCGGACGCCGCCGCCTACGCCGCCGGGCACACTGCCGGCTACACGGCAGGTCTTCGCAAGGCGTCCGCAGAAGCCGAGACCCGCCGGGTGCAGATGGAGGCAGAACACGCCGCCGTCCTGCGGCAGGCCAGCGTCCGCACCGACCGTGCCCTCGACCAGCTGGCCGCCGCCGTGCAGGCCCTGCACAAGGCCGCCCTGCCGTCAGCCCTGGAGGCCCAGGACATTCTGCTCAGCAGTGCCCTGGAGCTGGCAGAGAACATCATCGGTGTCGAACTGGGCGACGGTGAGTTCTCGGCCCGGGCGGCACTCAGCCGCGCCCTCGCCGGCGCCCCCGCCACCGGGACCGTGACGGTACGGATGAACCCCTCCGATCTGTCGGTGCTCCCGGACACCGCCCGGGCCGGGGTGACCTTCACCGCCGATCCCTCCGTCGAACGCGGGGACGCCTTCGCCGACTACGAGCACGGGTACGTCGATGCCACCGTCACCGACGCCCTGGCACGGACCCGGCAGGCCCTGTTCGGGGTGGTGCGCTGA
- the fliS gene encoding flagellar export chaperone FliS: protein MTATALRASQLDQYTTDAILSAPPARLLTMLYDRLMLDLGRAQFAQENKNWTVATENLLHAQAIVTELAATLKGDAWDGAADLLGIYNYGLQALIGANIHRDVERTKECIVLFEPLRQTWHEAAGTLPAQTTARPGGMLAVG, encoded by the coding sequence ATGACCGCCACCGCACTCCGCGCCAGCCAGCTCGACCAGTACACGACCGACGCGATCCTCTCGGCCCCGCCGGCCAGGCTGCTGACCATGCTCTACGACCGGCTCATGCTGGACCTGGGCCGGGCGCAGTTCGCCCAGGAAAACAAAAACTGGACCGTTGCCACGGAAAACCTCCTGCATGCCCAGGCGATCGTCACCGAACTCGCCGCCACGCTGAAGGGCGACGCCTGGGATGGTGCCGCGGACCTCCTCGGGATCTACAACTACGGGCTGCAGGCCCTCATCGGCGCCAACATCCACCGCGACGTGGAGCGGACCAAGGAGTGCATCGTCTTGTTCGAACCGCTCCGCCAGACCTGGCACGAGGCAGCAGGAACGCTTCCGGCACAGACCACTGCGCGTCCGGGCGGGATGCTCGCCGTTGGCTGA
- a CDS encoding flagellar hook capping FlgD N-terminal domain-containing protein, translated as MPITAVTPAAAAGGINAAAPTRAPKQSMDGEMFMQLMIIQLKNQDPSAPMDTNAMMAQTNQLAQMEKLTEMAGTSSQDFSLQMRSAAAALIGKSVTYTGPDGAEVTGTATSVSYSGSVPQVTVNGRTVALDAVAGVAA; from the coding sequence ATGCCCATCACCGCCGTAACCCCCGCCGCAGCCGCGGGAGGGATCAATGCTGCTGCTCCGACCCGTGCGCCGAAGCAGTCCATGGACGGGGAGATGTTCATGCAGCTGATGATCATCCAGCTCAAGAACCAGGACCCGTCCGCGCCCATGGACACCAACGCCATGATGGCCCAGACCAATCAGCTCGCCCAGATGGAGAAGCTCACCGAAATGGCCGGGACCTCCAGCCAGGACTTCTCGCTGCAGATGCGCTCGGCCGCTGCCGCCCTCATCGGCAAATCGGTCACCTACACCGGACCTGACGGAGCTGAGGTCACCGGCACTGCCACCTCCGTTTCCTACTCAGGTTCCGTTCCGCAGGTAACCGTCAACGGCCGCACCGTCGCCTTGGACGCCGTCGCCGGCGTCGCTGCCTAA
- the fliF gene encoding flagellar basal-body MS-ring/collar protein FliF → MPPQLQAALTRLKTFVTGFSAAQKTLAILAVAGLVLGGVALTTWLSKPTMTPLFSGLQAADASKVTDMLKADGVAYDLTDGGSTILVPDDKVYAERLKAAAAGLPSNKSTTGYSLLDNMGVTSSEFQQNITYQRAMEGELGSTIGAMNGVKLATVKLAIPKPTVFSSEKADPTASVFVETNPGVTITPDQVQSIVHLTSASIDGLKPTNVAVIDASGNTLSAVGSGATGSASKQSADYEKQVSTNVQTILDRIVGPGNSTVAVAADMDTQSGTKVDESFTQPDQAPALSESSETQDYTGTGGNSAGVLGPDNIAVPGGTVEGGEGAGGAGTFSSDKTTKNNAVNKTTQTTNIPSGILKRQTVSVAVNSAVPNVDMARINALVAAAAGINADRGDVITVENVAFDQSAAQAAQDALAAAKAEEDAKAAAAMWTGIGVAAAALLILILALVLYARRNRRQQRELVDLGERVDPALEIEPQTVPGAIVAPAPVLAIPPLEEEHTDVKQKRAQIEQIAGTDPDKVATFMRGMMDERQAV, encoded by the coding sequence ATGCCGCCACAGCTGCAGGCAGCTTTGACGCGCCTGAAAACCTTCGTCACCGGCTTTTCCGCAGCACAAAAGACCCTCGCGATCCTGGCCGTCGCCGGGCTTGTCCTGGGCGGGGTGGCGCTGACCACCTGGCTGAGCAAGCCCACCATGACCCCGCTGTTCTCGGGCCTGCAGGCTGCAGACGCCTCCAAGGTCACCGACATGCTCAAGGCCGACGGGGTCGCCTACGACCTCACCGACGGCGGCAGCACCATCCTCGTCCCCGACGACAAGGTCTACGCCGAGCGGCTCAAGGCAGCAGCCGCCGGGCTGCCGTCCAACAAGTCCACCACCGGGTACTCCCTGCTGGACAACATGGGCGTCACCTCCTCGGAGTTCCAGCAGAACATCACCTACCAGCGGGCGATGGAGGGCGAGCTGGGCAGCACCATCGGTGCCATGAACGGGGTCAAGCTGGCCACCGTGAAGCTGGCCATCCCCAAGCCGACAGTGTTCTCCTCCGAGAAGGCCGACCCCACGGCGTCCGTGTTCGTTGAAACGAACCCCGGCGTCACCATCACCCCGGACCAGGTGCAGTCGATCGTGCACCTGACCTCCGCGTCCATCGACGGGCTGAAGCCGACCAACGTCGCCGTCATTGACGCCAGCGGCAACACCCTCTCGGCCGTCGGTTCCGGAGCTACCGGTTCGGCCAGCAAGCAGTCCGCCGACTACGAGAAGCAGGTCAGCACCAACGTGCAGACGATCCTGGACCGAATCGTCGGCCCCGGCAACTCCACCGTCGCTGTCGCCGCGGACATGGACACCCAGTCCGGGACCAAGGTCGACGAGTCCTTCACCCAGCCCGACCAGGCCCCTGCACTGTCGGAATCCTCCGAGACGCAGGACTACACCGGCACCGGCGGCAACTCCGCAGGAGTCCTCGGCCCGGACAACATCGCCGTCCCCGGCGGCACGGTCGAAGGCGGCGAAGGGGCAGGCGGCGCCGGCACCTTCTCCTCGGACAAGACCACCAAGAACAACGCGGTCAACAAGACAACCCAGACCACGAACATCCCCTCCGGAATCCTGAAGCGCCAGACCGTATCCGTCGCGGTCAACTCTGCGGTCCCGAACGTGGACATGGCCCGGATCAACGCCCTGGTCGCCGCCGCTGCAGGCATCAACGCCGACCGCGGTGACGTCATCACCGTCGAAAACGTCGCCTTCGACCAGTCCGCCGCCCAGGCTGCCCAGGACGCCCTCGCCGCAGCCAAGGCGGAAGAAGACGCCAAGGCCGCCGCTGCCATGTGGACGGGCATCGGTGTTGCCGCCGCTGCGCTGCTGATCCTCATCCTGGCCCTGGTCCTCTACGCCCGCCGCAACCGCCGCCAGCAGCGCGAGCTGGTGGACCTCGGTGAGCGTGTTGACCCGGCACTGGAGATCGAGCCGCAGACCGTCCCGGGAGCCATTGTGGCGCCTGCCCCGGTCCTGGCCATCCCGCCGCTGGAAGAAGAGCACACCGACGTCAAGCAGAAGCGCGCCCAGATCGAGCAGATCGCCGGTACCGACCCGGACAAGGTCGCCACGTTTATGCGCGGCATGATGGATGAAAGGCAGGCAGTCTGA
- a CDS encoding flagellar hook protein FlgE, giving the protein MLRSLYSGISGLRSHQTMLDVTGNNIANVNTAGFKSSSVQFEDTLSQLTKGASAPGGAAGGSNPAQVGLGVQVAGISTNFNQGSAQATGKSTDMMIAGDGFFAVNAGGEQLYTREGSFSLDASGRLVTPSGATLQGWSAANGVVNAGGATGDITVSSTALAPARATTTATVSGNLPGESAAGATLNRQISVYDATGNAAPLNLAFTRNAGGGWDVSGTDAAGNTGTATLAFNNGTLAGPAALNVGGVNVDLSRVTGYTGMTSVTIDGQDGTAAGTLESFSIGSDGTIMGSFSNGTKQPVGQVALAKFTNPGGLEKAGNSGYRVSANSGDAVLGAAGAAGFGDISSGSLEMSNVDLSQEFTNLIVAQRGFQANARIITTSDQVLQELVDLKR; this is encoded by the coding sequence ATGCTTCGCTCCCTGTACTCCGGTATTTCCGGCCTCCGCTCCCACCAGACCATGCTTGACGTCACCGGCAACAACATCGCCAACGTCAACACCGCCGGGTTCAAGTCCTCCTCCGTCCAGTTCGAGGACACCCTCTCCCAGCTGACCAAGGGAGCCAGCGCGCCGGGCGGCGCCGCAGGCGGCAGCAACCCCGCCCAGGTCGGCCTCGGCGTGCAGGTCGCTGGCATCTCCACGAACTTCAACCAGGGCTCCGCGCAGGCGACCGGCAAGTCCACCGACATGATGATCGCCGGTGACGGGTTCTTCGCCGTCAACGCCGGCGGTGAGCAGCTCTACACCCGCGAGGGCTCCTTCAGCCTGGACGCGTCCGGCCGCCTGGTCACGCCGAGCGGTGCCACCCTGCAGGGCTGGTCGGCGGCCAATGGTGTCGTCAACGCAGGAGGCGCGACCGGGGACATCACCGTCTCTTCAACGGCACTGGCGCCGGCGCGGGCCACCACCACGGCGACCGTTTCGGGCAACCTCCCGGGTGAGAGCGCGGCAGGGGCGACCCTGAACCGCCAGATCAGCGTCTACGACGCCACCGGCAACGCAGCCCCGCTGAACCTGGCGTTCACCCGCAACGCCGGCGGCGGCTGGGACGTCAGCGGCACCGACGCGGCAGGCAACACCGGAACGGCCACCCTGGCCTTCAACAACGGCACCCTCGCCGGCCCCGCCGCCCTGAACGTCGGCGGCGTCAACGTGGACCTGTCCAGGGTCACCGGTTACACCGGCATGACTTCGGTGACCATCGACGGCCAGGACGGAACCGCTGCAGGCACCCTCGAATCGTTCTCCATCGGCAGCGACGGCACCATCATGGGCTCGTTCAGCAACGGCACGAAGCAGCCGGTCGGCCAGGTTGCCCTGGCCAAGTTCACCAACCCCGGCGGCCTGGAAAAGGCCGGCAACTCCGGGTACCGGGTCTCTGCCAACTCCGGCGACGCAGTCCTCGGTGCTGCCGGGGCGGCCGGCTTCGGAGACATCAGCTCCGGCTCCCTGGAAATGTCGAACGTGGACCTGTCCCAGGAGTTCACCAACCTAATCGTCGCCCAGCGCGGCTTCCAGGCCAACGCCCGCATCATCACCACCTCGGACCAGGTCCTGCAGGAACTGGTGGACCTGAAGCGCTAG
- a CDS encoding C40 family peptidase, with protein sequence MTMTDAISQINQIQATITQLSTGRPPAPAAAAPSAANSTAFAQALTAAATTPANGAAAATAPAAPATAVPGTATGDAVVAGAKKYLGVPYVWGGTNPATGLDCSGLVQRVYKDLGIDLPRVAIDQGNAGTTVPNLASAKPGDLLVMNNGGHIGIFMGNNQYIHAPQPGDKVRIDDIPAGFQFDKITRIIPDAPAAAAPAAPGMTDLLSSLQASLLTGAAA encoded by the coding sequence ATGACGATGACCGACGCCATCAGCCAGATCAACCAGATCCAGGCCACCATCACCCAGCTTTCCACCGGACGCCCGCCCGCGCCTGCCGCCGCAGCACCCAGCGCAGCGAACTCCACCGCGTTCGCCCAGGCCCTCACCGCCGCCGCCACCACCCCGGCCAACGGCGCAGCCGCCGCAACAGCCCCGGCAGCGCCGGCCACTGCCGTCCCCGGAACGGCAACCGGTGACGCCGTCGTGGCGGGCGCCAAAAAGTACCTCGGTGTTCCCTACGTCTGGGGCGGCACCAACCCCGCCACCGGGCTGGACTGCTCCGGGCTCGTCCAGCGGGTCTACAAAGACCTCGGCATCGACCTGCCCCGGGTCGCCATTGACCAGGGCAACGCCGGCACCACCGTGCCGAACCTCGCATCAGCCAAACCCGGTGACCTGCTGGTCATGAACAACGGCGGACACATCGGCATCTTCATGGGCAACAACCAGTACATCCATGCCCCACAGCCCGGTGACAAGGTCCGGATCGACGACATCCCCGCCGGCTTCCAGTTCGATAAGATCACCCGCATCATCCCGGACGCCCCGGCAGCGGCTGCCCCCGCCGCGCCCGGCATGACGGATCTGCTGTCATCCCTCCAGGCCTCCCTGCTCACGGGAGCGGCCGCATGA
- a CDS encoding FliI/YscN family ATPase: MAAVLTRPHPELFAAALSAGRPERVGSVSSVVGLAAELAGLEVSIGDLVTLGAAPGIDAEVVASTRTGARCMPLGPMNGISAGAQVRTKGTPVQVPTGRGLFGRVLDGLGRPIDGKGPLVSDGFVPVHNETPSAMHRTRIDTPLHTGVRVLDTLTTLGRGQRMGLFAGSGVGKSSLLSMIARGTDAEVSVIALVGERGREVREFLEDDLGPEGLARSIVVVATSDEPAMMRMRAAFTATRIAESFRERGQDVVLMMDSLTRVAMAQREIGLSVGEPPATRGYPPSTFAVLAQLLERAGTAETGSVTGLYTVLVDGDDHNEPIADAARSILDGHVVLDRKLAVTGHFPSVDALGSISRVASKVNPRERSDAAAALRRVLSARRSAQDLIDVGAYQRGTNPLVDAAMDHEASINAFLQQRMDDRSSEIDAWNMLNQLTMMLGAHP, encoded by the coding sequence ATGGCTGCCGTCCTCACCCGCCCGCATCCGGAACTGTTCGCCGCCGCCCTGTCCGCAGGACGCCCGGAACGGGTTGGTTCCGTCTCCTCCGTGGTGGGTCTCGCCGCGGAGCTTGCCGGGCTGGAGGTCTCGATCGGGGACCTGGTCACGCTCGGTGCCGCCCCCGGGATCGACGCCGAAGTGGTGGCAAGCACCCGGACAGGCGCCCGCTGCATGCCCCTGGGGCCCATGAACGGCATCTCCGCCGGAGCCCAGGTCCGCACTAAAGGCACGCCCGTCCAGGTGCCCACCGGGCGGGGCCTCTTCGGCCGGGTGCTCGATGGACTCGGACGCCCCATTGACGGCAAGGGCCCGCTGGTAAGCGACGGGTTCGTCCCGGTGCACAACGAAACGCCCTCGGCGATGCACCGGACCCGGATCGACACCCCGCTGCACACCGGCGTCAGGGTCCTGGACACCCTCACCACCCTCGGGCGGGGCCAGCGCATGGGCCTGTTCGCCGGCTCCGGTGTCGGCAAGTCCTCCCTGCTGTCGATGATCGCCCGCGGCACCGACGCGGAAGTCTCCGTGATCGCCCTAGTGGGGGAGCGGGGCCGTGAGGTCCGCGAGTTCCTCGAAGACGACCTCGGCCCCGAAGGTCTGGCCCGGTCCATCGTCGTGGTCGCCACCTCCGACGAACCGGCCATGATGCGCATGCGCGCCGCCTTCACCGCCACCCGCATCGCCGAATCGTTCCGGGAACGCGGGCAGGACGTGGTGCTGATGATGGACTCCCTGACCCGTGTGGCCATGGCCCAGCGCGAGATCGGACTGTCCGTGGGCGAGCCGCCCGCAACCCGCGGCTACCCGCCGTCCACCTTCGCCGTCCTGGCCCAGCTTCTGGAACGGGCCGGAACCGCGGAGACAGGGTCGGTCACCGGGCTGTACACCGTCCTGGTTGACGGGGATGACCACAACGAGCCCATCGCAGACGCCGCCCGGTCCATCCTGGACGGGCACGTGGTCCTGGACCGCAAGCTTGCCGTCACCGGGCACTTCCCCTCCGTGGACGCCCTGGGGTCCATCTCCCGTGTCGCCTCCAAGGTCAACCCGCGGGAACGCAGCGATGCCGCCGCTGCCTTGCGCAGGGTCCTCTCCGCGCGCCGGTCAGCCCAGGACCTGATCGACGTCGGCGCCTACCAGCGGGGCACCAACCCCCTGGTGGATGCCGCCATGGACCACGAGGCGTCCATCAACGCGTTCCTTCAGCAGCGGATGGATGACCGTTCCTCGGAAATCGACGCATGGAACATGTTGAACCAGTTGACCATGATGCTCGGAGCACACCCATGA